The following coding sequences lie in one Haladaptatus sp. DJG-WS-42 genomic window:
- a CDS encoding SHOCT domain-containing protein, which produces MGSTVRTRAGKNAAGIASLLVTGIWLAAMFTGQSWWLAAMLFGYIVVVPIVALLFGDDEDGLDTWWDGQWNDTSEQAESEPTVNNRDALETLRDRYARGELTDEQFERKLERLLDTDTLESVEDRAAVRDRLKE; this is translated from the coding sequence ATGGGTTCAACGGTTCGGACACGCGCCGGAAAAAACGCCGCCGGTATCGCAAGCCTCCTCGTCACCGGCATCTGGCTCGCGGCGATGTTCACCGGGCAAAGCTGGTGGCTCGCGGCCATGCTGTTCGGCTACATCGTCGTCGTCCCCATCGTCGCCCTTCTCTTTGGCGATGACGAGGACGGCCTCGATACGTGGTGGGACGGCCAGTGGAACGACACGAGCGAGCAGGCGGAATCGGAGCCAACTGTAAACAACCGCGACGCGCTCGAAACGCTGCGAGACCGCTACGCACGCGGCGAACTCACCGACGAACAGTTCGAGCGCAAGCTAGAGCGCCTGCTCGATACGGACACGCTCGAAAGTGTAGAAGACCGGGCCGCCGTCCGTGACCGGCTGAAAGAGTAG
- a CDS encoding patatin-like phospholipase family protein, which produces MSKRVAIACQGGGSHTAFTGGVLKGILSERPDIELAGLSGTSGGAISGLAAWYGLLTDGPEEACRLIDAVWADIAAKPGIDQWVNDSMVAWTRAGNSGFPLPEISPYRHPLSGWGHDQLRETLQRFIDFERIPALYDDSQPNFVVGTVNVNAGDFETFENAAISEAAILASTAIPTLFPAVEIHGHWHWDGLFSQNPPIHDLMTGDGEKPDEIWVIQINPQVREGEPQSLVEIHDRRNELAGNISMNQELRFIHRVNEWVEAGHLPKEHYKPVRTRKIELKRELPSATKLDRSPDFIEELLEHGEQCGRSFVAQMRTSTS; this is translated from the coding sequence ATGAGTAAGCGCGTCGCCATCGCGTGTCAGGGCGGCGGGAGCCACACCGCGTTCACCGGTGGCGTCCTCAAAGGCATCCTCAGCGAACGACCGGACATCGAACTCGCTGGCCTCTCTGGCACCTCGGGCGGGGCCATCTCTGGGCTCGCCGCGTGGTACGGCCTGCTCACCGACGGCCCCGAGGAGGCGTGTCGGCTCATCGACGCCGTCTGGGCCGATATCGCCGCGAAGCCGGGCATAGACCAGTGGGTCAACGACTCGATGGTTGCGTGGACGCGCGCTGGCAACAGCGGGTTCCCACTCCCTGAAATCAGCCCGTACAGACACCCACTGTCGGGGTGGGGCCACGACCAACTCCGCGAGACCCTCCAGCGATTCATCGACTTCGAACGCATCCCAGCCCTCTACGACGACAGCCAGCCGAACTTCGTCGTCGGAACCGTGAACGTGAACGCGGGCGACTTCGAAACGTTCGAGAACGCGGCGATCTCAGAAGCCGCTATCCTCGCGTCAACGGCGATTCCAACCCTGTTTCCGGCGGTCGAAATCCACGGCCACTGGCACTGGGACGGGCTGTTCAGTCAGAACCCCCCGATTCACGACCTCATGACCGGAGACGGCGAAAAGCCAGACGAAATTTGGGTCATCCAGATAAACCCGCAAGTGCGCGAAGGCGAGCCACAATCGCTGGTAGAAATCCATGACCGGCGCAACGAGTTGGCCGGAAATATTTCGATGAACCAAGAGTTGCGCTTTATCCACCGGGTAAACGAATGGGTCGAAGCGGGCCACCTCCCCAAAGAGCACTACAAGCCCGTCAGAACCCGGAAAATCGAGTTAAAACGCGAACTGCCGAGCGCGACCAAACTCGACCGCTCGCCCGACTTTATCGAAGAGTTACTCGAACACGGCGAGCAATGCGGGCGGTCGTTCGTCGCTCAGATGAGGACGTCCACTTCGTAG
- a CDS encoding glutathione S-transferase N-terminal domain-containing protein has product MANITLYELPGCPFCAKVTSKLDELGLAYDTINVPSSHAERTEVEEVSGQTGVPVIVDEEHGVSGMAESSDIVQYLEETYA; this is encoded by the coding sequence ATGGCGAATATCACCCTTTACGAACTTCCCGGCTGCCCGTTCTGTGCGAAAGTCACGAGCAAACTCGATGAACTTGGGCTTGCGTACGACACAATCAACGTCCCCTCCTCGCACGCAGAACGCACCGAAGTGGAGGAGGTAAGCGGTCAGACCGGCGTCCCCGTTATCGTAGACGAGGAACACGGTGTCTCCGGGATGGCAGAGAGCAGCGACATCGTCCAGTACTTAGAAGAAACCTACGCGTAA
- a CDS encoding transcriptional regulator, whose amino-acid sequence MSRSALVENVTAMLADAGFTVSDRCAIRPKSFDVAARRHDDLILVKILGNIDALDAHTGIEMRRLGRFLDATPLVLGLRTRDEDLKPGVVYFRHGVPVISPDTAMDFFVEGVPPLIYAAPGGLYVNIDEEVLADAREERGWSLGQLATELGVSRRTVSKYEDGMNASVEVAAHLEELFNRPLTTPVEMLAEELAKEERQAEEAVDPDDAHFVSALTRVGFQVHPTARAPFKAVSETDNREDRVLTGHSAFTKTAEKRARIMSSLGKVTQTRSVYVVDRAKRDSVKHTAIIEQQEIERIDDPDDLRDLIYERTKRSGSEA is encoded by the coding sequence ATGTCACGGTCAGCACTGGTCGAGAACGTGACCGCAATGCTCGCCGATGCGGGCTTTACGGTGAGCGACCGGTGTGCCATCCGTCCGAAAAGCTTCGACGTGGCGGCCCGCCGGCACGATGACCTCATTCTGGTCAAGATTCTCGGCAACATCGACGCCTTAGACGCACACACGGGCATCGAGATGCGCCGCCTCGGACGGTTCTTGGACGCGACACCGCTCGTCCTCGGCCTCCGAACCCGCGACGAAGACCTGAAACCGGGCGTCGTCTATTTCCGCCACGGCGTCCCCGTCATCAGCCCCGACACCGCGATGGACTTCTTCGTCGAGGGCGTTCCACCGCTCATCTACGCCGCACCCGGTGGCCTCTACGTGAACATCGACGAGGAAGTGCTCGCAGACGCCCGCGAAGAGCGTGGCTGGAGCCTCGGACAGCTCGCCACCGAGCTCGGTGTCTCTCGGCGCACGGTGTCAAAGTACGAAGACGGCATGAACGCGAGCGTCGAAGTCGCCGCCCACTTAGAAGAGCTGTTCAACCGCCCGCTCACGACGCCCGTCGAGATGCTCGCAGAGGAACTTGCAAAGGAAGAACGGCAGGCCGAAGAGGCCGTAGACCCCGACGACGCGCACTTCGTGAGCGCGCTCACGCGGGTTGGCTTCCAAGTCCACCCGACCGCCCGTGCCCCCTTCAAAGCCGTAAGCGAGACGGACAACCGCGAAGACCGCGTCCTCACGGGCCACTCTGCGTTCACGAAAACCGCAGAAAAGCGCGCTCGCATCATGAGTTCGCTCGGCAAAGTCACCCAGACTCGGTCCGTGTACGTCGTTGACCGCGCAAAGCGCGATTCGGTCAAGCACACGGCCATCATCGAACAACAGGAAATCGAACGCATCGACGACCCGGACGACCTGCGCGACCTCATCTACGAGCGCACGAAACGCTCTGGCTCTGAGGCCTAA
- the citZ gene encoding citrate synthase → MSDELKKGLEGVLVAESSLSFIDGDAGKLVYRGYTIEDLARNTSYEEVLYLLWHGELPTEDELAGFADAMATEREVPDGLLAEVRELAEQDEEPMAALRTLVSALSAYDPDANADVDPTDVDANLRKARRITAKIPTLLAAYNRIRNGNDPVSPRQDLSHAANFLYMLNDEEPNDVLEDVFDQALVLHADHGLNASTFSAMVTASTLTDLHSAITSAIGTLAGSLHGGANANVMKMLKEVDDSGKEPTQWVTDALENGRRVPGFGHRVYNVKDPRANILGEQSESLGEAAGDLKWYNYSVAIEEYVGGEKGLAPNVDFYSATTYYQMGIPIDIYTPIFAMSRAGGWIAHVLEQYEDNRLIRPRARYVGAEDRTVAPFDER, encoded by the coding sequence ATGTCTGACGAGCTCAAGAAAGGGCTAGAAGGTGTGCTTGTTGCAGAGTCGTCACTTTCGTTTATTGACGGCGACGCAGGCAAGCTCGTCTATCGTGGCTATACAATCGAGGATCTCGCTCGAAATACAAGCTACGAAGAAGTACTCTACCTCCTCTGGCACGGTGAGCTGCCAACAGAGGACGAACTCGCCGGGTTCGCCGATGCGATGGCCACCGAACGCGAGGTTCCAGACGGCCTGCTTGCCGAAGTCCGCGAACTCGCAGAGCAGGACGAAGAGCCGATGGCAGCCCTCAGGACGCTCGTCTCCGCACTCTCCGCCTACGACCCTGACGCGAACGCCGACGTTGACCCAACCGACGTTGACGCGAACCTCCGCAAGGCACGGCGCATCACCGCGAAGATTCCGACCCTCCTCGCGGCGTACAACCGCATCCGCAACGGGAACGACCCTGTCTCCCCGCGCCAAGACCTCTCGCATGCGGCGAACTTCCTCTACATGCTGAACGACGAGGAACCGAACGACGTCTTAGAAGACGTGTTCGACCAGGCGCTCGTGCTCCACGCAGACCACGGCCTGAACGCCTCGACGTTCTCCGCGATGGTGACGGCCTCGACGCTCACCGACCTTCACAGCGCGATTACGAGCGCGATTGGCACGCTCGCTGGCAGCCTCCACGGCGGCGCGAACGCGAACGTGATGAAGATGCTGAAAGAAGTAGACGACAGCGGCAAAGAGCCGACCCAATGGGTCACAGACGCCCTCGAAAACGGCCGTCGCGTCCCCGGCTTCGGCCACCGCGTCTACAACGTCAAAGACCCGCGCGCAAACATTCTCGGCGAGCAGTCTGAATCGCTCGGCGAGGCCGCAGGCGACCTGAAGTGGTACAACTACTCCGTCGCCATCGAGGAGTACGTGGGCGGGGAGAAGGGCCTCGCGCCGAACGTTGACTTCTACTCCGCGACGACGTACTACCAGATGGGCATCCCAATCGACATCTACACGCCAATCTTCGCCATGTCCCGGGCCGGTGGCTGGATTGCGCACGTCTTAGAGCAGTACGAGGACAACCGCCTCATCCGCCCACGCGCTCGCTACGTCGGCGCAGAAGACCGCACGGTCGCGCCGTTCGACGAGCGATAA
- a CDS encoding gamma-glutamylcyclotransferase family protein, whose product MDVFVYGTLTDPDTVSEVVSSFEFVCDARLDGLRRVEGTYPTLAPAPGNSVDGKLLRTADIRSLDAYEGIESGLYVRVSVPCADQSVAVYVGDPGRLDVAEPVKWPGDGSFEARVHRYLAEHAVCVREIA is encoded by the coding sequence ATGGATGTGTTCGTCTACGGCACGCTGACCGACCCCGATACGGTGAGCGAGGTGGTCTCCAGTTTTGAGTTCGTCTGCGATGCTCGTCTCGATGGTCTCCGGCGCGTCGAGGGGACCTACCCGACGCTCGCGCCTGCGCCCGGGAACTCGGTCGACGGGAAGCTCTTACGAACCGCTGACATCCGCTCGCTCGACGCCTACGAAGGGATAGAAAGCGGGCTGTACGTCCGGGTGAGCGTGCCCTGTGCAGACCAGTCGGTTGCGGTGTACGTTGGCGACCCCGGTCGACTCGACGTCGCAGAACCAGTCAAGTGGCCCGGTGACGGCTCGTTCGAGGCGCGCGTGCACCGCTACCTCGCGGAACACGCGGTGTGCGTTCGTGAAATCGCGTAA
- a CDS encoding succinylglutamate desuccinylase/aspartoacylase family protein — protein MTTLGTAAAAPGEMDVGRLAVGELRDGSPLRLPVAVINGAAEGDTLYIQAASDGDELNGVGVLKTLVPQLDPTELAGTILLVGIVNYHGFQVAQHRNPIDDTKMNRAYPGDKRGTSSERIAAATFEVASRADYILDLHQGSTSRMINETRVRCGRRHHMHDECLELARVFGCGHILDQKGPNGQLARAAPDKGIPTIDPELGGAVGWDEQSIGLGVRGIYNVLRYYGFLDGDVDVEPQTRARGFRQFGAPSGGLVSFEKDLGDRVRAGDTLFRITDVFGTRKDTIEADTDGIFWRTRRLPQVATGEYVCSVGVDIDEI, from the coding sequence ATGACGACCCTCGGCACGGCAGCGGCCGCTCCTGGTGAGATGGATGTCGGTCGCTTAGCCGTTGGCGAACTCCGCGATGGCAGCCCGCTTCGGCTCCCTGTCGCCGTGATAAACGGGGCTGCCGAGGGGGACACGCTCTACATTCAGGCGGCGAGTGATGGTGACGAACTGAACGGCGTTGGTGTGTTGAAGACGCTTGTTCCACAGCTCGACCCGACCGAACTCGCTGGCACGATTCTCCTCGTCGGCATCGTCAATTATCACGGCTTTCAGGTCGCACAGCACAGAAATCCAATCGACGATACGAAAATGAACCGGGCGTATCCCGGCGACAAACGCGGCACCTCTTCAGAACGGATTGCCGCCGCCACCTTCGAAGTCGCGAGTCGCGCAGACTACATTCTCGACCTCCACCAAGGCTCGACCAGCCGGATGATAAACGAAACCCGCGTCCGGTGTGGTCGCCGCCACCACATGCACGACGAGTGTCTCGAACTCGCCCGCGTGTTCGGCTGTGGGCACATCTTAGACCAGAAAGGCCCGAACGGCCAACTCGCCCGCGCCGCCCCCGACAAGGGCATCCCGACCATCGACCCCGAACTCGGGGGCGCGGTTGGTTGGGACGAACAGAGCATCGGGCTTGGCGTCCGCGGCATCTACAACGTGCTTCGCTACTACGGCTTTTTAGACGGCGACGTGGACGTAGAACCCCAAACTCGCGCGCGTGGCTTTCGCCAGTTTGGCGCGCCCTCTGGCGGCCTCGTGAGCTTCGAGAAAGACCTTGGCGACCGAGTACGGGCGGGCGACACGCTGTTTCGCATCACCGACGTGTTCGGCACCAGAAAGGACACCATCGAAGCCGACACCGACGGCATCTTCTGGCGAACCCGCCGCCTCCCACAGGTCGCAACCGGCGAGTACGTCTGTTCGGTCGGCGTCGATATCGACGAAATCTGA
- a CDS encoding TrkA C-terminal domain-containing protein: MSDEVGYEPVSVKQVLAEMKDIAELLIDLSYSAVLLGSDEVAEEVLVLEERMDVLQMQARMSLLMAARSPEDAEALAPVLGVVGAAEKISDAAGDIAKIVLEDIGLPDAMRAAIPEAVETLVRVTITEHAALDGKSLGGENIETETGVRIIALRRSGTWLLNPDHETKLEAGDVMLLRGPEDGVSRVYEQASGRAYVPPNPPEPGIEDLERAVDSIVLMKNMAELAVDLAYGSVLFDSAEVAEEVVELEAEVDALQSRFEAWVLQAASRVEDPVQLRGLVHLARSTEVISDAALEISEGVLRGLGTHPVVEQAVLESDEVIIRLTVGEGSDLDGVTLRDKMVKTETGMRVIAVHRRNKTHDARGVPDEWVVSPGPLTALHSGDVLIAKGTRTGAERLAQLAGQDSLDSL; encoded by the coding sequence ATGTCCGATGAGGTCGGCTATGAGCCGGTTAGCGTAAAGCAGGTTCTTGCAGAGATGAAAGACATCGCTGAGCTGCTCATCGACCTCTCCTACTCGGCCGTGTTGCTCGGCAGCGACGAAGTCGCAGAGGAGGTGCTCGTCTTAGAAGAACGCATGGACGTCCTCCAGATGCAAGCGCGCATGAGCCTGCTCATGGCCGCGCGTAGCCCCGAAGACGCAGAGGCGCTCGCGCCCGTGCTCGGCGTCGTCGGCGCAGCGGAGAAAATCAGCGACGCCGCAGGCGACATCGCCAAAATCGTCTTAGAGGACATCGGCCTGCCCGACGCCATGCGGGCGGCGATTCCAGAAGCCGTCGAAACCCTGGTGCGCGTAACCATCACCGAACACGCTGCGCTCGACGGGAAATCACTCGGCGGCGAAAACATCGAGACCGAAACCGGCGTGCGCATCATCGCGCTCCGACGCAGCGGCACCTGGCTGCTGAATCCCGACCACGAAACCAAACTCGAAGCCGGTGACGTGATGTTGCTTCGCGGGCCGGAAGACGGCGTCTCGCGCGTGTACGAACAGGCGAGCGGCCGCGCCTACGTCCCGCCAAACCCACCAGAACCCGGCATCGAAGACCTAGAGCGCGCCGTTGACTCGATTGTGCTGATGAAGAACATGGCTGAACTCGCCGTGGATTTGGCCTACGGCTCCGTGCTGTTCGACAGCGCCGAAGTCGCAGAGGAAGTCGTCGAACTCGAAGCCGAAGTGGACGCGCTCCAGTCCCGGTTCGAGGCATGGGTGTTACAGGCGGCGAGTCGCGTCGAAGACCCCGTCCAGTTGCGCGGTCTCGTCCACCTCGCGCGCTCGACCGAAGTCATCAGCGACGCCGCACTCGAAATCAGCGAAGGCGTCCTACGCGGGCTTGGCACCCATCCCGTGGTCGAACAGGCCGTCCTCGAAAGCGACGAGGTCATCATCCGCCTGACGGTGGGCGAGGGAAGCGACTTAGACGGCGTAACCCTGCGCGATAAGATGGTGAAAACCGAAACCGGGATGCGCGTGATTGCCGTCCACCGGCGGAACAAAACCCACGACGCCCGCGGCGTGCCAGACGAGTGGGTCGTCTCGCCGGGGCCGCTCACGGCGCTTCACAGCGGCGACGTGCTCATCGCAAAAGGGACGCGAACCGGCGCAGAACGCCTCGCGCAACTCGCCGGTCAGGACTCTCTCGACAGCCTGTAG
- the ilvA gene encoding threonine ammonia-lyase — translation MLELADVIEARERVEAVARHTPLDYSHTFSDITGATVHLKLETFQRTGSFKIRGASNRIATLSPDEKEAGVVTASAGNHAQGVALAATRNGVDAKIVMPEYAPISKVKATRAYGAEVVLHGKDYDEAAEKAHEIEREEGRCYVHAFDDEKVMAGQGTIGLEIYDDLPEVDTVVVGIGGGGLIAGIATALKAKNPDIRVIGVQAEGASSVAQSLEKGSVQQIDSVDTIADGIATRSVGEQTFDVIEERVDEVVTVSDSEIAVALISLLERGKTLVEGAGAVPLAALLSEKFDYEEDEVIVPALCGGNIDLNVLTTVIMRGLVETGRYLKIRTVLKDRPGALERLIEVIAVEKANIYAIQHDRTSRDLAMNAAEVEVDLETRGHDHVAEVVAALEQNGYEVDVLI, via the coding sequence ATGCTCGAACTTGCTGACGTAATCGAGGCCCGAGAGCGGGTCGAGGCGGTCGCCCGCCACACACCGCTCGACTATTCTCACACGTTCTCCGATATCACCGGCGCGACGGTACATCTCAAACTCGAAACCTTCCAGCGCACTGGCTCGTTCAAGATTCGCGGTGCGTCGAACCGAATCGCCACGCTCTCACCCGATGAAAAAGAGGCGGGCGTCGTCACCGCGAGCGCCGGAAATCACGCACAGGGCGTCGCCCTCGCCGCAACGCGAAACGGCGTTGACGCGAAAATCGTGATGCCCGAGTACGCGCCTATCTCGAAGGTCAAGGCCACGCGCGCCTACGGCGCGGAGGTCGTCCTCCACGGCAAAGACTACGACGAGGCCGCAGAGAAGGCCCACGAAATAGAGCGCGAGGAAGGGCGCTGCTACGTCCACGCCTTCGACGACGAGAAGGTGATGGCCGGACAGGGAACCATTGGCTTAGAAATCTACGACGACCTCCCCGAAGTCGATACGGTCGTGGTGGGCATCGGCGGCGGCGGCCTCATCGCCGGCATCGCAACCGCGCTCAAGGCGAAAAATCCGGATATTCGCGTCATCGGCGTCCAAGCAGAAGGGGCCTCAAGCGTCGCCCAATCGCTCGAAAAAGGGTCGGTTCAGCAGATAGACAGCGTCGATACCATCGCCGACGGCATCGCCACCCGAAGCGTTGGCGAACAGACGTTCGACGTCATCGAAGAGCGCGTCGACGAGGTCGTCACGGTCTCTGACTCAGAGATTGCGGTCGCGCTCATCTCGCTGCTCGAACGCGGCAAGACGCTCGTCGAAGGTGCAGGCGCCGTCCCGCTCGCTGCGCTGCTCTCTGAGAAGTTCGACTACGAAGAAGACGAGGTCATCGTCCCCGCGCTCTGTGGCGGGAACATCGACCTGAACGTGCTCACGACGGTCATCATGCGCGGACTGGTCGAGACGGGGCGCTACCTGAAGATTCGCACCGTGCTCAAAGACCGCCCCGGCGCGCTCGAACGTCTCATCGAGGTCATCGCCGTCGAGAAGGCGAACATCTACGCCATCCAGCACGACCGCACCTCGCGCGACCTCGCGATGAACGCCGCAGAGGTCGAAGTAGACTTAGAGACGAGGGGACACGACCACGTCGCCGAGGTAGTGGCCGCGCTCGAACAGAACGGCTACGAAGTGGACGTCCTCATCTGA
- a CDS encoding threonine synthase, translating to MYACTSCNRTSDAGPDEPWRCVCGHALDFADRPLPDRPAPDPTALDTRPGLWTFQEFLPMEPRVTLGEGWTPLVDASDWDAQFKLEYVFPTGSFKDRGATTTLSWAKQLGVETVIEDSSGNAGAAIATYAARAGIDAEIYVPADVKPAKRRAIKRAGATVVPIEGGRGAVTDACIEAVERGEGWYASHAWNPAFFAGTQTVAFELAAQRDWDVPDAVVLPLGHGTLFLGAYRGFKALLDAGWTDEMPRLLGAQAAGFAPIAEELHGPSDAENDVADGIQIRDPARKAQLLAAIEATGGDAIAVEAPETEVELDRLHRAGFYVEPTCASATAGLAAYRERGAIDDSDDVVVPLTGSGLKME from the coding sequence ATGTACGCCTGCACGTCTTGTAATCGAACCTCCGACGCTGGCCCCGACGAGCCGTGGCGCTGTGTGTGTGGTCACGCCCTCGATTTCGCAGACCGACCGCTTCCCGACAGGCCCGCACCCGACCCCACGGCGCTCGATACGCGACCCGGCCTCTGGACATTTCAGGAGTTTCTCCCCATGGAGCCGCGCGTCACGCTCGGCGAGGGCTGGACGCCGCTCGTAGACGCCTCCGACTGGGACGCCCAGTTTAAATTGGAGTACGTCTTCCCGACAGGGAGTTTCAAAGACCGAGGCGCGACGACGACGCTCTCGTGGGCCAAACAGTTAGGTGTCGAAACCGTCATCGAAGACTCCTCGGGGAACGCGGGTGCGGCAATCGCCACCTACGCCGCTCGCGCGGGCATCGACGCGGAGATCTACGTGCCCGCAGACGTGAAACCCGCAAAGCGCCGCGCCATCAAGCGCGCCGGGGCGACCGTCGTGCCCATAGAAGGCGGCCGTGGAGCCGTCACCGACGCCTGCATCGAGGCGGTCGAACGCGGCGAGGGCTGGTATGCAAGCCACGCGTGGAACCCGGCCTTCTTCGCCGGAACCCAGACCGTCGCCTTCGAACTCGCCGCCCAGCGCGACTGGGACGTGCCCGACGCGGTCGTGTTGCCACTCGGTCACGGAACGCTGTTTTTGGGCGCGTACCGCGGCTTTAAAGCCCTGCTTGATGCGGGCTGGACGGATGAAATGCCTCGTTTATTGGGCGCACAGGCCGCCGGATTCGCCCCGATAGCCGAGGAGCTGCACGGACCGTCAGACGCCGAAAACGACGTTGCAGACGGGATTCAGATACGCGACCCCGCCCGCAAAGCCCAGCTCCTCGCCGCTATCGAAGCCACCGGCGGCGACGCGATTGCCGTCGAAGCCCCGGAAACGGAAGTCGAACTCGACCGCCTCCACCGCGCGGGCTTCTACGTCGAACCGACGTGCGCGAGCGCGACGGCCGGTCTGGCGGCGTATCGTGAACGCGGAGCTATCGACGACAGCGATGACGTAGTCGTCCCACTCACCGGGAGCGGACTGAAGATGGAATGA
- a CDS encoding tRNA(Ile)(2)-agmatinylcytidine synthase, with product MTLVGLDDTDSRERGMCTTYAAARIAGRIREADGHVARLLLIRLNPAVKHKTRGNAALCIHTDCDPETAFELARDEIEASAETADPRTNPGLVVSQTDTVSDAVKAFARDAVTAFHDTEAARKLIEKEGLLSAEWKRGRGLIGALAAVGAWDAFSAWTYEYISYRPRERWGTERDIDYDSVFAAAKTGYPAVWDTVDEVEGQAVCVPHTPGPILHGIRGDDPAAVREVAHAIESEPVEQTALFTTNQGTDAHLKAGTISTAKNGHAYRLPGRVITPPETKEGGHVFFDIESGGDRLQCAAFEPTKRFRDRVRALRVGDDLVVCGELSRDTLKLEKFAVRELNTTALETPECPTCGRRMKSAGAKQGYRCRDCNTSAPGKVEVSVARNIEHGWYEVPPCARRHIAKPLVRGGFECETHTER from the coding sequence GTGACGCTCGTTGGCCTCGACGACACCGATTCGAGAGAACGCGGGATGTGTACGACCTACGCCGCCGCCCGGATTGCCGGTCGCATCCGCGAGGCCGACGGGCACGTCGCTCGCCTGCTGCTCATCCGGCTGAATCCAGCCGTGAAACACAAAACGCGCGGGAACGCTGCGCTCTGTATCCACACCGACTGCGACCCCGAAACGGCGTTCGAACTCGCCCGCGACGAAATCGAGGCTTCTGCAGAAACCGCCGACCCGCGCACGAATCCAGGACTCGTCGTTTCTCAGACAGACACCGTCTCCGACGCCGTCAAAGCGTTCGCCCGCGACGCCGTCACGGCGTTTCACGACACCGAAGCCGCTCGGAAACTCATCGAAAAAGAGGGCTTGTTGTCTGCGGAATGGAAGCGCGGGCGCGGCCTCATCGGCGCGCTCGCTGCCGTCGGGGCGTGGGACGCCTTCTCTGCGTGGACGTACGAATACATCTCGTATCGGCCCCGCGAGCGGTGGGGAACCGAGCGCGACATCGACTACGATTCGGTGTTTGCGGCCGCGAAAACGGGCTATCCCGCAGTCTGGGACACGGTTGACGAGGTCGAAGGACAAGCCGTCTGTGTGCCGCACACGCCCGGCCCCATCCTCCACGGGATTCGCGGCGACGACCCTGCTGCTGTCCGGGAGGTTGCCCACGCCATCGAGAGCGAACCAGTCGAACAAACTGCCCTCTTCACGACGAATCAGGGCACCGACGCCCACCTCAAAGCGGGAACCATTTCCACTGCAAAAAACGGCCATGCGTACCGCCTTCCAGGCCGTGTTATCACTCCACCAGAAACGAAGGAAGGAGGGCACGTCTTTTTTGACATTGAATCAGGTGGCGACCGCCTCCAGTGTGCCGCATTCGAGCCTACAAAGCGGTTCCGTGACCGCGTGCGCGCCCTCCGCGTGGGCGACGACCTCGTGGTGTGTGGCGAACTCAGCCGAGACACGCTGAAACTCGAAAAGTTCGCCGTTCGCGAGTTGAACACGACCGCGCTCGAAACGCCAGAATGCCCCACCTGCGGCCGACGAATGAAGTCTGCAGGCGCGAAGCAAGGCTATCGCTGCCGGGACTGTAACACGAGCGCGCCGGGCAAAGTCGAAGTGTCTGTCGCGCGCAATATCGAGCACGGGTGGTACGAGGTGCCGCCGTGTGCACGACGACATATCGCCAAACCATTAGTTCGTGGTGGCTTCGAGTGTGAAACCCACACAGAGCGCTGA